The sequence TCAAGGCTTGTTTCATAAGCCATTTCTTATCTTGTAACTGGATTATATCACCGCAAAATATTACTTTTCTTGAACAATATTGCTATATATGTTTGATTTTTTAAATATATTGCTCTATACTTTTTAATTAATAATAATTAATTGTGAGGTATTGTATGGCAGATAATAAAATCACTTTTTTTGGCAAATGCGATGGAATATCCGTAGAACAGCTTATCCGTTATAGCCGGTTCAATATGAATGTGAAGCATTTTCACAACCAGTATGAGATATTCTACATAATTGAAGGAGAGCGCCAGTTTTTCTTCGATAACAAAAGCTATAATGCTTATGCTGGAGATATTGCAATACTTGATACCAATCTGGTTCATACTACATGCTCAATATCAGATGAGGATAAAGGCTACAACCGTGTTATTCTTTACATTGATTATGAAAAGATGTGTGATTTTGACAAAAAGTATCCTGGTCTTAATCTTGTTAATTACTTTCATAATAATTATGGCATATACCACCTCAATGAAGACCAGCGTATAGCATTTCTTAATCTATACAGGGATTTAAGACATGAATTAACCAAAAAGAACAGTGGATATCAGTCAAGGGTGGAAATTGCAACTATATACTGGCTGTATAAACTGCTCTCCCTGAAACATGACAGTACGCAGATACATGCTGTAATTAATAGCCCAAAAGAATTATCTGCCTCTAACATAAGTGCCTATCTTGAAGCTAACTACACAAAAGAGCTCGCCCTTGATACTATCTCAGACGAGCTCTTTATGAGCAAATATTATATGTGCCGCATATTTAAAGAATACACTGGATTTACTATCACCGAATATGTTAATACTCTCCGCATTAAGAAAGCCACCCAGATTCTCGAATCCTCTAATCTCAGTATATCAGATGTTGCTGCTGAGCTTGGTTTTGAAAGTGC is a genomic window of [Eubacterium] eligens ATCC 27750 containing:
- a CDS encoding AraC family transcriptional regulator; translation: MADNKITFFGKCDGISVEQLIRYSRFNMNVKHFHNQYEIFYIIEGERQFFFDNKSYNAYAGDIAILDTNLVHTTCSISDEDKGYNRVILYIDYEKMCDFDKKYPGLNLVNYFHNNYGIYHLNEDQRIAFLNLYRDLRHELTKKNSGYQSRVEIATIYWLYKLLSLKHDSTQIHAVINSPKELSASNISAYLEANYTKELALDTISDELFMSKYYMCRIFKEYTGFTITEYVNTLRIKKATQILESSNLSISDVAAELGFESASYFERIFKKIMTVTPLKYRKTHQSVTIEHEELNTLDDSDYLD